The following coding sequences lie in one Arachis ipaensis cultivar K30076 chromosome B03, Araip1.1, whole genome shotgun sequence genomic window:
- the LOC107633595 gene encoding uncharacterized protein LOC107633595: MASEESFLVLVYYKGSIKKKTRSGIKFTNKDPFSIFLKPTTSFAEFLNSIIQKLRLQCVKRVEKLLYRIPISVLRDDVKYDSIVIGSDEDLAVLFHCRRQFSEVRTPELLAKLVDVVSSSGGSNRNTETPATVACFSSRPVGTSSSVHVITPQEIVVASPSFAVDFNHSGDREVDIIDRAPISLQRGALDGIDNALPDDDDADDVESDMIADDSGDDIAVSNRAGTDEASSSGTQQYPPHFSCLDLDTMREQGVLGEPAGFGARDTQGT; the protein is encoded by the coding sequence atggctagtgaggagagttttttaGTGTTGGTGTACTATAAAGGGTCGATTAAGAAGAAAACACGTTCTGGTATTAAGTTTACCAATAAAGATCCCTTTAGTATTTTTCTGAAACCTACAACAAGTTTTGCTGAGTTCCTAAATTCCATAATACAGAAACTGAGGTTGCAATGCGTGAAACGGGTTGAAAAGTTATTATATCGCATTCCGATTTCAGTTTTGCGAGATGATGTGAAATACGATTCGATTGTCATAGGGAGTGACGAGGATTTGGCGGTTCTGTTCCATTGTCGTAGGCAGTTTTCCGAGGTTAGGACACCTGAGCTGTTGGCAAAGCTTGTAGATGTGGTTTCTAGCTCAGGTGGTTCGAATCGGAATACCGAGACTCCAGCAACGGTAGCCTGTTTTAGTTCGAGACCTGTTGGTACATCTTCATCCGTGCATGTGATTACACCTCAGGAAATAGTGGTTGCTTCCCCATCCTTCGCAGTTGATTTCAACCACAGTGGTGACAGAGAAGTTGATATCATTGATAGGGCGCCGATTTCATTACAGCGTGGGGCATTGGATGGTATAGACAATGCATTGCCGGATGATGATGACGCTGATGATGTGGAGTCGGACATGATTGCCGATGATAGCGGTGATGACATAGCAGTGAGTAATCGAGCTGGTACTGATGAAGCATCCAGCTCAGGGACTCAGCAATATCCCCCTCACTTTTCATGTTTGGACTTAGATACCATGAGAGAGCAGGGGGTTCTTGGGGAACCTGCtggatttggcgctagagatACCCAGGGTACTTGA
- the LOC107630957 gene encoding WD repeat domain-containing protein 83 isoform X3 — MSVEDLPRKEVNVLKGHEGAVLAARFNADGNYCLSCGKDRTIRLWNPHRGIHIKTYKSHGREVRDVHVTSDNSKLCSCGGDRQIFYWDVATGRVIRKFRGHDGEVNAVKFNEYSSVVVSAGYDQSLRAWDCRSHSTEPMQIIDTFSDSVMSVCLTKTEIIGGSVDGTVRTFDIRIGRETSDNLGQPVNCISMSNDGNCILAGCLDSTLRLLDRSTGELLQEYKGHTNKSFKLDCCLTNTDAHVTAGSEDGYIYFWDLVDASVVSRFRAHNSVVTSVSYHPKENCMVTASVDGTIRVWKT, encoded by the exons ATGAGCGTGGAAGATCTTCCTCGGAAGGAGGTGAACGTGCTGAAGGGGCACGAGGGCGCTGTGCTTGCCGCGAGGTTCAACGCCGACGGCAACTACTGCCTCAGCTGCGGCAAAGACCGCACCATACGCCTCTGGAATCCCCACCGTGGCATCCACATCAAGACCTACAAATCCCATGGCCGCGAAGTCCGCGACGTCCACGTCACTtc GGACAACTCCAAGCTATGTTCGTGTGGTGGAGATCGCCAGATATTTTATTGGGATGTAGCTACAGGCCGTGTAATTCGAAAGTTCCGTGGTCATGACGGTGAG GTCAATGCTGTGAAATTCAATGAGTATTCCTCTGTGGTAGTATCAGCTGGCTATGATCAATCCTTGCGTGCTTGGGACTGCAGATCCCACAGCACCGAGCCTATGCAG ATTATTGACACATTCTCAGATAGTGTCATGTCTGTTTGCTTAACAAAGACTGAAATCATTGGAGGAAGTGTTGATGGAACTGTTCGAACCTTTGACATTCGCATTGGCAG AGAAACATCCGATAACTTGGGGCAACCTGTTAACTGCATATCCATGTCCAATGATGGTAACTGCATTCTAGCTGGTTGTCTCGACTCTACTCTGCGTCTTTTGGACCG ATCTACAGGGGAGTTATTGCAAGAGTATAAAGGACACACTAATAAG TCTTTTAAATTAGATTGCTGCCTTACCAATACGGATGCTCATGTAACTGCTGGCTCTGAGGATGGCTACATCTATTTTTGGGATCTTGTAGATGCATCGGTCGTGTCAAGATTCAGGGCTCATAACTCGGTG GTAACAAGCGTAAGTTATCACCCAAAGGAGAATTGCATGGTAACTGCTTCTGTGGATGGCACCATTCGAGTGTGGAAGACATAG
- the LOC107630959 gene encoding probable mannitol dehydrogenase 1 translates to MGSSNAFGWAATDTSGQLSPFHFSRRENEADDVTLKILFCGVCHSDLHTIKNDWGFTTYPVVPGHEIAGIVTKVGSNVTKFKEGDRVGVGVIVDSCKECECCQQDLENYCPRTVYTYNSPYKGTRTQGGYSDFVVVHQRFVLRFPDNLPLDAGAPLLCAGITVYSPMKYYGMTEPGKHLGVAGLGGLGHVAIKFGKAFGLKVTVISGSPNKEAEAIHTLGADSFLLSSDPERMKAAMGTMDYIISTISAVHPLAPLLGLLKLNGKLVNVGLPSKPLQLPIFPLVGGRKLIGGSNFGGLKETQEMLDFCAKHNITANIELIKMDEINTAIERLSKSDVKYRFVIDVANSLSSSNM, encoded by the exons ATGGGCTCATCAAATGCCTTTGGCTGGGCTGCAACAGATACCTCTGGTCAGCTCTCTCCCTTCCATTTCTCAAGAag GGAAAACGAAGCTGATGACGTCACTCTCAAAATCCTCTTCTGCGGGGTTTGCCATTCCGATCTGCACACAATCAAGAACGACTGGGGTTTCACTACTTACCCCGTTGTCCCTGG GCATGAAATTGCTGGTATTGTGACAAAAGTTGGAAGTAATGTGACAAAATTTAAGGAGGGGGATAGAGTTGGAGTTGGTGTAATAGTGGACTCATGTAAGGAATGTGAGTGTTGCCAGCAGGATCTGGAGAATTACTGTCCTAGAACTGTGTATACCTATAACTCTCCTTATAAAGGGACACGAACCCAGGGTGGCTACTCCGATTTCGTGGTTGTTCACCAGCGCTTTGTGCTTCGATTTCCCGACAACTTACCCCTTGATGCCGGTGCCCCTCTTCTGTGTGCTGGGATTACTGTGTATAGCCCAATGAAGTATTATGGGATGACAGAGCCCGGCAAGCATTTGGGAGTGGCCGGCCTCGGCGGCTTAGGCCACGTTGCCATCAAATTTGGCAAAGCATTTGGTCTCAAAGTTACTGTCATTAGTGGCTCTCCCAACAAGGAAGCTGAGGCCATTCACACTCTAGGGGCTGATTCTTTCCTTCTTTCCTCTGATCCTGAAAGAATGAAG GCTGCCATGGGAACAATGGATTATATCATCAGCACGATTTCCGCCGTCCATCCGCTGGCTCCCCTGCTTGGTCTGCTGAAGCTGAACGGAAAGCTGGTCAATGTAGGGCTGCCTAGCAAGCCGCTTCAGCTTCCTATCTTCCCCTTGGTTGGAG GAAGGAAGCTTATAGGGGGAAGCAACTTTGGAGGGCTGAAGGAGACTCAGGAGATGCTTGATTTCTGTGCAAAGCATAACATAACTGCAAATATTGAGCTGATTAAGATGGATGAGATCAACACTGCTATCGAAAGGCTCAGCAAATCCGATGTTAAATATCGCTTTGTTATTGATGTTGCAAACTCCTTATCTTCCAGTAACATGTAG
- the LOC107630957 gene encoding WD repeat domain-containing protein 83 isoform X1, translated as MSVEDLPRKEVNVLKGHEGAVLAARFNADGNYCLSCGKDRTIRLWNPHRGIHIKTYKSHGREVRDVHVTSDNSKLCSCGGDRQIFYWDVATGRVIRKFRGHDGEVNAVKFNEYSSVVVSAGYDQSLRSWDCRSHSTEPMQIIDTFSDSVMSVCLTKTEIIGGSVDGTVRTFDIRIGRETSDNLGQPVNCISMSNDGNCILAGCLDSTLRLLDRSTGELLQEYKGHTNKSFKLDCCLTNTDAHVTAGSEDGYIYFWDLVDASVVSRFRAHNSVVTSVSYHPKENCMVTASVDGTIRVWKT; from the exons ATGAGCGTGGAAGATCTTCCTCGGAAGGAGGTGAACGTGCTGAAGGGGCACGAGGGCGCTGTGCTTGCCGCGAGGTTCAACGCCGACGGCAACTACTGCCTCAGCTGCGGCAAAGACCGCACCATACGCCTCTGGAATCCCCACCGTGGCATCCACATCAAGACCTACAAATCCCATGGCCGCGAAGTCCGCGACGTCCACGTCACTtc GGACAACTCCAAGCTATGTTCGTGTGGTGGAGATCGCCAGATATTTTATTGGGATGTAGCTACAGGCCGTGTAATTCGAAAGTTCCGTGGTCATGACGGTGAG GTCAATGCTGTGAAATTCAATGAGTATTCCTCTGTGGTAGTATCAGCTGGCTATGATCAATCCTTGCGTTCTTGGGACTGCAGATCCCACAGCACCGAGCCTATGCAG ATTATTGACACATTCTCAGATAGTGTCATGTCTGTTTGCTTAACAAAGACTGAAATCATTGGAGGAAGTGTTGATGGAACTGTTCGAACCTTTGACATTCGCATTGGCAG AGAAACATCCGATAACTTGGGGCAACCTGTTAACTGCATATCCATGTCCAATGATGGTAACTGCATTCTAGCTGGTTGTCTCGACTCTACTCTGCGTCTTTTGGACCG ATCTACAGGGGAGTTATTGCAAGAGTATAAAGGACACACTAATAAG TCTTTTAAATTAGATTGCTGCCTTACCAATACGGATGCTCATGTAACTGCTGGCTCTGAGGATGGCTACATCTATTTTTGGGATCTTGTAGATGCATCGGTCGTGTCAAGATTCAGGGCTCATAACTCGGTG GTAACAAGCGTAAGTTATCACCCAAAGGAGAATTGCATGGTAACTGCTTCTGTGGATGGCACCATTCGAGTGTGGAAGACATAG
- the LOC107634626 gene encoding citrate-binding protein, whose amino-acid sequence MVLLPILHVTLLQLTLASFSAAIDPTQGFTQLPISNSNFQVQKPYDVPQNQRYTFIDGVHKFWVYSTDKPFEPSSTTLPRTEIRITGYDYTSGVWQFEGDFYVPSGTSGVSIMQVFGGSSSATTLQLRVYDGSLKAYRDPVVLDNIYNRWFRLNVIHDVGANNVKVYIDGNLNFDGAGRGPGTFYFKFGVYTQNDPSNYMESRWRDIKLFRK is encoded by the exons ATGGTGCTGCTACCCATCTTGCATGTAACCCTCTTGCAATTAACACTGGCCTCATTTTCAGCAGCCATTGATCCAACACAAGGGTTCACCCAACTCCCAATAAGCAACTCAAATTTCCAGGTCCAAAAGCCTTACGATGTTCCACAAAACCAGCGTTACACCTTCATAGATGGGGTTCATAAATTCTGGGTGTACTCCACCGACAAGCCTTTCGAACCATCCAGCACCACCCTGCCACGAACCGAGATTCGCATTACG ggATATGATTATACATCCGGTGTGTGGCAATTTGAAGGGGACTTTTACGTGCCGAGTGGAACAAGCGGTGTGAGCATCATGCAAGTGTTCGGTGGAAGCTCCTCTGCCACAACGTTGCAGCTTAGGGTGTATGATGGTTCTCTTAAGGCTTATAGGGATCCTGTTGTGCTGGACAACATCTACAATAGATGGTTCAGGCTGAATGTGATTCATGATGTTGGTGCCAACAACGTCAAGGTTTACATTGATGGGAATCTCAATTTTGATGGTGCTGGTCGTGGACCCGGTACTTTCTACTTCAAGTTTGGGGTTTATACTCAGAATGATCCTTCCAACTATATGGAATCTCGTTGGAGGGATATTAAACTCTTTAGAAAGTAG
- the LOC107630957 gene encoding WD repeat domain-containing protein 83 isoform X4, which translates to MSVEDLPRKEVNVLKGHEGAVLAARFNADGNYCLSCGKDRTIRLWNPHRGIHIKTYKSHGREVRDVHVTSDNSKLCSCGGDRQIFYWDVATGRVIRKFRGHDGEVNAVKFNEYSSVVVSAGYDQSLRSWDCRSHSTEPMQIIDTFSDSVMSVCLTKTEIIGGSVDGTVRTFDIRIGRETSDNLGQPVNCISMSNDGNCILAGCLDSTLRLLDRSTGELLQEYKGHTNKSFKLDCCLTNTDAHVTAGSEDGYIYFWDLVDASVVSRFRAHNSVDKTSRQ; encoded by the exons ATGAGCGTGGAAGATCTTCCTCGGAAGGAGGTGAACGTGCTGAAGGGGCACGAGGGCGCTGTGCTTGCCGCGAGGTTCAACGCCGACGGCAACTACTGCCTCAGCTGCGGCAAAGACCGCACCATACGCCTCTGGAATCCCCACCGTGGCATCCACATCAAGACCTACAAATCCCATGGCCGCGAAGTCCGCGACGTCCACGTCACTtc GGACAACTCCAAGCTATGTTCGTGTGGTGGAGATCGCCAGATATTTTATTGGGATGTAGCTACAGGCCGTGTAATTCGAAAGTTCCGTGGTCATGACGGTGAG GTCAATGCTGTGAAATTCAATGAGTATTCCTCTGTGGTAGTATCAGCTGGCTATGATCAATCCTTGCGTTCTTGGGACTGCAGATCCCACAGCACCGAGCCTATGCAG ATTATTGACACATTCTCAGATAGTGTCATGTCTGTTTGCTTAACAAAGACTGAAATCATTGGAGGAAGTGTTGATGGAACTGTTCGAACCTTTGACATTCGCATTGGCAG AGAAACATCCGATAACTTGGGGCAACCTGTTAACTGCATATCCATGTCCAATGATGGTAACTGCATTCTAGCTGGTTGTCTCGACTCTACTCTGCGTCTTTTGGACCG ATCTACAGGGGAGTTATTGCAAGAGTATAAAGGACACACTAATAAG TCTTTTAAATTAGATTGCTGCCTTACCAATACGGATGCTCATGTAACTGCTGGCTCTGAGGATGGCTACATCTATTTTTGGGATCTTGTAGATGCATCGGTCGTGTCAAGATTCAGGGCTCATAACTCGGTG GATAAGACTAGTCGACAATGA
- the LOC107630957 gene encoding WD repeat domain-containing protein 83 isoform X2 — MSVEDLPRKEVNVLKGHEGAVLAARFNADGNYCLSCGKDRTIRLWNPHRGIHIKTYKSHGREVRDVHVTSDNSKLCSCGGDRQIFYWDVATGRVIRKFRGHDGEVNAVKFNEYSSVVVSAGYDQSLRAWDCRSHSTEPMQIIDTFSDSVMSVCLTKTEIIGGSVDGTVRTFDIRIGRETSDNLGQPVNCISMSNDGNCILAGCLDSTLRLLDRSTGELLQEYKGHTNKSFKLDCCLTNTDAHVTAGSEDGYIYFWDLVDASVVSRFRAHNSVVTSVSYHPKENCMVTASVDGTIRVWKT; from the exons ATGAGCGTGGAAG ATCTTCCTCGGAAGGAGGTGAACGTGCTGAAGGGGCACGAGGGCGCTGTGCTTGCCGCGAGGTTCAACGCCGACGGCAACTACTGCCTCAGCTGCGGCAAAGACCGCACCATACGCCTCTGGAATCCCCACCGTGGCATCCACATCAAGACCTACAAATCCCATGGCCGCGAAGTCCGCGACGTCCACGTCACTtc GGACAACTCCAAGCTATGTTCGTGTGGTGGAGATCGCCAGATATTTTATTGGGATGTAGCTACAGGCCGTGTAATTCGAAAGTTCCGTGGTCATGACGGTGAG GTCAATGCTGTGAAATTCAATGAGTATTCCTCTGTGGTAGTATCAGCTGGCTATGATCAATCCTTGCGTGCTTGGGACTGCAGATCCCACAGCACCGAGCCTATGCAG ATTATTGACACATTCTCAGATAGTGTCATGTCTGTTTGCTTAACAAAGACTGAAATCATTGGAGGAAGTGTTGATGGAACTGTTCGAACCTTTGACATTCGCATTGGCAG AGAAACATCCGATAACTTGGGGCAACCTGTTAACTGCATATCCATGTCCAATGATGGTAACTGCATTCTAGCTGGTTGTCTCGACTCTACTCTGCGTCTTTTGGACCG ATCTACAGGGGAGTTATTGCAAGAGTATAAAGGACACACTAATAAG TCTTTTAAATTAGATTGCTGCCTTACCAATACGGATGCTCATGTAACTGCTGGCTCTGAGGATGGCTACATCTATTTTTGGGATCTTGTAGATGCATCGGTCGTGTCAAGATTCAGGGCTCATAACTCGGTG GTAACAAGCGTAAGTTATCACCCAAAGGAGAATTGCATGGTAACTGCTTCTGTGGATGGCACCATTCGAGTGTGGAAGACATAG